Within Actinoplanes sp. L3-i22, the genomic segment AGCCGGGCCCGCCGCGGGCGCCAGGCTTCCCATCCACGCTGCGGTTCCCGCCACAGCAGGGCGACCGCTACGCACGCCGCGACCGTGCCCACCAGCGCAACTACCCCCGCGAACGTGACCCGGCTGGCCATCTCGTACGGCGCCAGCCCGAACAGCCAGGCGCCCTGAGCGTTGAACAGGTCCCGGATGGCGACCGTGCCGTACCCGGCGACCTGAGCGGCGAACACCATGCCGGCCGCGGCGGCCGGCCGGCGCAACTGAGGCCACCATCCCACCGCCACGCCCGCACCGGCCATCCCGGCGATGTACAACCACAACGCTGCGGACCAGTACGGCTCCTCGGTCAGGAGCACCGCGACGGTGGCCGGCACCGCGCAGAGTACGAGCACGAGCCCTGCCACGGTCGTTGTGACGCTTCTCTGCATGTCCTCTCAACGGTCCATGCCATCGTCAGGTATCGCCTGATAGCACGGCCGTCGTAACAGTCGCCCCGTACCTTGGAATGGATCTTAAAACGCTTTCTCTCCTCGGCTGGGATGTGAGACATGAGCACGCCGGACATTCCGCTCTTCGACATCAGCGCTTGGCGGGACGCCGGCATCCAGGAGCGCGCCGCACTCGCCGCCCGCCTCGACCGTGCCATGCAGGACTCCGGGTTCTTCATGGTCAGCGGGCACGGCATCGCCGATTTACTCAAAGAGAACATCCGGGAGTCGTCCCGCGCGTTCTTCGCGCTGCCCGACACCGTCAAGCAGGCGTACGCGACGGGTGTCGGTGGGCGGGGATGGATTGCTTCCGGCCGCGAGGCGAACGCGTTCTACGGGGAGGTCGCCGATGCGGACAAGGCCGACCTGAAGGAGACCTTCACGCTCGGGCGTGACGACCCGGCCGGTGACCCCGCCTGGTGCATGGCGAACATCTGGCCGGCCGAGGTGCCCGCCCTGCGCGAGCCGGTGACCGAGTACGCCGCGCAGATTCAGGACCTGTATCGGGAGTTGCTGGAGGTGCTGGCCACCGCGCTCGGGCTGGAACCCGGCTACTTCGTCGAGCGGACCAGGAACGCGCCGCACACGTTCAACATCAACCGCTATCCGGCGCTGTCGGTCACCGGGGCGCCGCTGGAGGGTCAATTCCGGGTCGCACCGCATACCGACTGGGGGATCCTCACCATTCTCGACCGGCAGCCGGGGTACGGCGGCCTGCAGGTGCAGACCCTCGACGGCGAGTGGGCGGACGCGCCGTACGTCCCGGGTGCCTTCACGGTCAACATCGCCGACCTGCTCGCCCGGTGGACCGGCGACCGGTGGCGGTCCACCCGGCACCGGGTGCTGCCGCCGTCGGAGGCCGACCCGGACGAGGAACTGATCAGCCTCATCGTCTTCTGCGAATCGGACATGGATCGGGTCGTGACGCCTCTCGCGCCGCCGGTCGGTGGCGGCAAGGACTATCCGCCGGTGATCGCCGGCGACTACTACCGGGAGCGGGAGGCCGCGGCGTCGGTCGACTGACGCCAACCGGTCGGGCCTGCGCGGATCTGCTTGATCTCCGCGGCCGGTTCTCTGGCAA encodes:
- a CDS encoding isopenicillin N synthase family oxygenase, with product MSTPDIPLFDISAWRDAGIQERAALAARLDRAMQDSGFFMVSGHGIADLLKENIRESSRAFFALPDTVKQAYATGVGGRGWIASGREANAFYGEVADADKADLKETFTLGRDDPAGDPAWCMANIWPAEVPALREPVTEYAAQIQDLYRELLEVLATALGLEPGYFVERTRNAPHTFNINRYPALSVTGAPLEGQFRVAPHTDWGILTILDRQPGYGGLQVQTLDGEWADAPYVPGAFTVNIADLLARWTGDRWRSTRHRVLPPSEADPDEELISLIVFCESDMDRVVTPLAPPVGGGKDYPPVIAGDYYREREAAASVD